Proteins encoded within one genomic window of Bacillota bacterium:
- a CDS encoding cytidine deaminase: MNEQKLDIIIASAEKARAGAYAPYSGFAVGAALLAEDGQIFAGANLENASSSLTICAERVAVFTAVSAGYYNFLALAVTADSPEPVFPCGSCRQVLWELAGDIQIIAANLEHKIIITPLSNILPHPFVTTKISSPRRYFGR, translated from the coding sequence ATGAATGAACAGAAACTTGACATTATCATTGCTTCGGCGGAGAAGGCCCGGGCCGGGGCATATGCGCCCTATTCGGGGTTTGCCGTTGGGGCGGCATTGCTGGCCGAGGATGGGCAAATATTTGCCGGGGCAAATCTGGAAAATGCCTCTTCCAGCCTTACAATATGTGCCGAGCGAGTTGCTGTTTTCACGGCGGTCTCCGCGGGGTATTACAATTTTCTTGCCCTGGCCGTGACTGCCGACAGCCCGGAACCGGTTTTCCCTTGCGGTTCCTGTCGCCAGGTGCTATGGGAATTGGCAGGAGATATTCAAATCATTGCCGCCAACCTGGAACACAAAATTATAATAACCCCGCTTTCCAACATATTGCCCCACCCCTTTGTT
- a CDS encoding DUF881 domain-containing protein, protein MSEVQEQFNNPLKVITGNKPIFYLAIAMVVILAANVFLTGYVAFILFSQFPGSSSQFNYKQYVANSLLDYNRRLATELKIMERSAVKKALADFSYDIEIASTKEEITQVLLGHPRKVQEIILQEWEAELQDQIILTLNRDVEVKKITEQMRINLKISGDEITLEPYNMLSPSTLARIQQIISSDDLGREHVMEMEVVNGEVHMVVNENPEELKKILTEEINSLRVALRELRVSAGLTEMTGSGLIVRIYDQIGAVDNPSFVHDTDIRDVVNELFASGAVGIAVGDQRLTTTSSIRCTGPLIKVDDKLVAVNPVEIKVVGDPDLLNSGMEIIKNTMERDRGLSFEVEKVDSLTLPGYARSS, encoded by the coding sequence TTGTCCGAAGTTCAGGAACAATTCAACAATCCGTTAAAGGTGATCACGGGCAACAAACCAATTTTCTATCTGGCCATAGCCATGGTTGTGATTCTGGCAGCCAACGTATTCCTGACCGGTTATGTTGCTTTTATCCTGTTTTCCCAATTTCCCGGGAGCAGTTCGCAGTTCAATTACAAACAGTACGTGGCCAACAGCCTTCTTGATTACAATCGCCGTCTGGCCACGGAGTTGAAGATCATGGAACGGTCTGCTGTCAAGAAGGCCCTTGCCGATTTCAGCTATGACATTGAAATAGCCTCCACCAAGGAGGAGATAACCCAGGTTCTGCTTGGCCATCCGCGCAAGGTACAGGAGATAATCCTTCAGGAGTGGGAAGCGGAATTGCAGGACCAGATCATCCTGACGTTGAATCGGGATGTAGAGGTCAAGAAAATAACCGAACAGATGCGCATCAATCTGAAGATATCGGGAGATGAAATAACGCTTGAACCTTACAATATGTTGAGCCCTTCGACTCTGGCCCGGATCCAGCAGATAATATCATCTGATGACCTGGGACGTGAACATGTTATGGAGATGGAAGTGGTCAACGGCGAAGTCCACATGGTGGTCAACGAAAATCCCGAGGAATTGAAAAAGATACTTACGGAGGAAATCAATTCCTTGCGAGTCGCCTTGAGGGAACTCAGGGTTTCCGCGGGTTTGACGGAGATGACCGGTTCAGGGCTGATCGTCAGGATCTATGACCAGATCGGGGCGGTGGACAATCCTTCCTTTGTGCACGACACCGATATACGTGACGTGGTCAATGAGCTGTTTGCTTCCGGTGCCGTGGGGATAGCCGTGGGCGACCAGAGGCTGACTACCACTTCATCGATCAGATGCACCGGCCCCCTGATCAAGGTTGATGACAAACTGGTTGCTGTGAACCCCGTGGAAATCAAGGTTGTGGGCGACCCCGATCTCCTTAACAGTGGTATGGAGATAATCAAAAATACAATGGAGAGGGATCGGGGGCTTTCCTTCGAGGTCGAGAAGGTGGATAGCTTGACCTTGCCCGGTTATGCCAGGAGTTCCTGA
- the ybeY gene encoding rRNA maturation RNase YbeY, with product MKVYLNNVHRVVKYNSLLRWQMMKMIRFFLVKENILNVEMGVILSGDDHLAHLNEKYRREKGPTDVLSFSLDDDGEIKMPGGKRRQLLGEIYISVDRALARIEETGEPLEKEILYLLAHGLYHLLGFDHADESGRREMEMLVEDLVGKAF from the coding sequence ATGAAAGTTTATCTGAATAACGTGCATAGGGTAGTCAAATACAATTCCTTGCTCAGATGGCAGATGATGAAAATGATCAGGTTTTTCCTGGTCAAGGAAAACATTTTGAATGTTGAAATGGGCGTCATCCTGTCCGGGGATGACCATCTGGCCCATCTGAATGAGAAATACCGCCGGGAGAAGGGCCCAACGGATGTCCTTTCTTTTTCCCTTGACGATGACGGGGAGATAAAAATGCCCGGGGGAAAAAGGCGACAGCTGCTCGGGGAGATTTATATTTCCGTGGACAGGGCCCTGGCCCGGATCGAGGAAACCGGGGAACCACTGGAGAAAGAAATTTTGTACCTTCTGGCTCATGGCCTGTATCATCTACTGGGTTTTGATCATGCCGATGAATCCGGCAGGCGGGAGATGGAGATGCTGGTGGAAGACCTGGTTGGAAAAGCATTCTAG